GACGCCACGGGCATTTCCGCGGCCATCAAGCTCGCCTTCCAGCTCGCCGAGAGCGGCTTTACCGAGCGTCTGGCCGCCCGCGTGGCCGCCGCCTCGCTTCTGGCCGACGAGAGCGCTGACGACGATGACACCCCGGCAACCGGGAGGGAGGCATCATGACCCGCCGCGCGGTCGCCCTGGGCGTGGGCCACTACCTGCCCGAGCGCGTGGTCGAGAACGCGTGGTTCGAGGATTTCCTCGACACCTCCGACGAATGGATCCGCACCCGCTCGGGCATCGAGCGGCGCCATTTCGCGGCCGAGGGCGAAACGACGTCCGACCTCGCGCTCCGCGCCGCGCAGGCCGCGCTCGACGATGCCGGGCTCACCGCTGACGACATCGACTGCATCCTTGTGGCCACCTCGACGCCCGACCTCACCTTTCCGTCGGTGGGCACGATGGTGCAAAGCCGGCTCGGCATGACGCGGGGCTTCGCCTTCGATGTTCAGGCCGTCTGCGCAGGCTTCGTCTATGCGCTTTGCAACGCCAACGCGCTCATCGTCGCGGGCCAGGCCGAGCGCGTGCTCGTCATCGGCGCCGAGACCTTCAGCCGCATCATGGACTGGGAGGACCGCTCGACCTGCGTTCTCTTCGGGGACGGCGCCGGCGCGCTGATCCTCGGGGCCGAGACCGGGCGCGGCACCAAGGAAGATCGCGGCATCCTCGCGACCGATCTCAATTCCGACGGGCGCTACAGGGACATGCTCTTCGTCGATGGCGGGGTTTCGACCACCGGCACGGCG
This window of the Roseovarius sp. SCSIO 43702 genome carries:
- a CDS encoding beta-ketoacyl-ACP synthase III — protein: MTRRAVALGVGHYLPERVVENAWFEDFLDTSDEWIRTRSGIERRHFAAEGETTSDLALRAAQAALDDAGLTADDIDCILVATSTPDLTFPSVGTMVQSRLGMTRGFAFDVQAVCAGFVYALCNANALIVAGQAERVLVIGAETFSRIMDWEDRSTCVLFGDGAGALILGAETGRGTKEDRGILATDLNSDGRYRDMLFVDGGVSTTGTAGKLRMQGNQLFRQAVEKLTSTAETSLEKAGILGSEVDWIVPHQANIRIIQGTARKMGVPMNRVILTVQDHGNTSAASIPLALSVGVAEERIKRGDIVLSEAIGGGLAWGSVVLRW